The Congregibacter litoralis KT71 genome contains a region encoding:
- a CDS encoding DUF1302 domain-containing protein, whose product MNVCSKHLPQGGRRRFQPSALAFALALAGAAFTPVVSAAKFDLGPFEATFTSRLSVGASWRTEDPSHRVITPGNSAGRGQASSGTTDDGNLNYAKGDMYSLQFRGLHDLDLNAGSWGVFTRVKYWYDYEQANGEVRHGHAATNYAAGEELDLSGFQDLAQDKGFEFLDYYLYGEFDLGDKPLELRAGNMVLNWGENLFIQNGVNVVSPVDVTALRRPGSEIREALLPVGMLYANFGATYNLSVEAFYQYDWQRSILDECGTYWSSADPYGGGCNYLTASAALPDAAQVGTIFEIGRAPD is encoded by the coding sequence GTGAATGTCTGTAGTAAACACCTGCCTCAAGGTGGCCGCCGTCGATTTCAGCCCTCAGCTTTAGCGTTCGCTCTGGCATTGGCAGGCGCGGCCTTCACTCCCGTTGTTTCAGCGGCCAAGTTTGACCTTGGCCCTTTCGAGGCAACTTTTACCTCTCGTCTGTCCGTAGGCGCCAGCTGGCGTACGGAAGACCCCTCCCATCGGGTGATAACACCGGGAAACAGCGCTGGCCGCGGTCAGGCTTCTTCGGGCACCACGGACGATGGCAATCTGAACTACGCCAAGGGCGATATGTATTCCCTGCAGTTTCGTGGTCTCCATGACCTCGATTTGAACGCCGGCAGCTGGGGTGTGTTTACCCGTGTGAAGTACTGGTACGACTACGAACAGGCGAACGGTGAGGTGCGCCACGGTCACGCGGCGACCAATTACGCAGCAGGTGAAGAGCTCGATCTGTCGGGCTTTCAGGATCTTGCCCAGGACAAGGGTTTCGAGTTTCTGGATTATTACCTCTACGGTGAATTTGATCTCGGCGACAAGCCTCTGGAACTCCGTGCCGGCAACATGGTGCTGAACTGGGGTGAAAACCTGTTTATACAGAACGGTGTTAACGTTGTAAGTCCCGTTGATGTGACGGCGTTGCGTCGTCCCGGGAGTGAGATTCGCGAGGCCCTGCTCCCGGTGGGGATGCTTTACGCCAACTTCGGGGCCACCTATAACCTGTCCGTGGAAGCTTTCTATCAATACGACTGGCAAAGGTCGATTCTGGATGAATGCGGCACCTACTGGAGCTCCGCGGACCCCTATGGAGGTGGTTGTAATTATCTGACCGCCAGTGCTGCCCTGCCGGACGCTGCACAGGTGGGCACGATTTTTGAGATAGGGCGCGCCCCCGACTAG
- a CDS encoding efflux RND transporter permease subunit, producing MTVQESYTLDDSDGRIRPAIGRVIFAARVPLIALFVIATGFFGWKLTQLRADASFEKMIPVSHPYVQNFLASRDDLKGLGNSVRIIVETRDGDIFTESFQTLLQRITDEVFYINGVDRSALQSLWTPNVRWQEVTEEGFVGGSVIPDDYDGSPRTLSKLRENTLKSGQIGRLVANNFRSAIVVVPLVEIDPSTGERLDYATFSRDLETLVREKYESDEISIRIIGFAKLIGDLIEGAALVGLFFLVAFVITAILLFLYTRCLWLSFASLLCSTVAVVWQMGLLKVMGMGLDPYSMLVPFLVFAVGISHSVQIVNRFGHFIYHRVSRVDAARLTFVRLSKPGFIALVSDGVGFFTLRVIDIPVIQELAVVASTGIAVLVLTNLILLPLVLSFTGVSDRCVRYRADKDHSEYRHWRFLSGVTRRGPATAVVLVCLSLFAVGIWFGQDQQIGDLDPGAPELRADSRYNIDNAFLTENYSTSTDVFVVMARTREQQCGSYDFIAAVDRFQRQMEAVPGVQSALSLVDVSKLVIQGMNEGSPKWHDISRNQYVLNNSLSRAPNSLRNTDCSMAPVILFLDDHKAETLNSVVDAAELLAPRYESEDLQFQLAAGNAGVEAATNIVIADAQAKMLLWVYGVVILLCLLNFRSVRVTVCIIVPLALTSVLAQALMAALGIGVKVATLPVIALGVGIGVDYGIYIYSALQFYLHRGEPLTVAYFEALKSSGTAVAFTGLTLAIGVGTWIYSPIKFQADMGLMLTFMFFWNMLGALIFLPALTVFFYSREERSGNPTVGKPG from the coding sequence GTGACGGTCCAGGAAAGTTACACCCTTGACGACAGTGACGGGCGAATACGGCCCGCAATCGGCCGGGTAATTTTCGCAGCCCGCGTACCCCTCATTGCCTTGTTTGTCATTGCTACAGGCTTCTTTGGCTGGAAGCTGACCCAGCTCCGGGCCGACGCAAGTTTCGAGAAGATGATCCCCGTCTCTCACCCCTACGTGCAGAATTTCCTCGCGAGCCGCGACGATCTCAAGGGTTTGGGTAATTCTGTTCGCATCATCGTAGAAACCCGCGACGGAGATATTTTTACAGAGTCGTTTCAGACGCTGCTCCAGCGAATTACCGATGAAGTCTTTTACATCAATGGTGTGGATCGCTCCGCCTTGCAATCGCTGTGGACACCGAACGTCCGCTGGCAGGAAGTCACGGAGGAGGGCTTCGTCGGCGGATCGGTGATCCCCGATGACTATGATGGGAGTCCGCGTACTCTAAGCAAGCTTCGGGAAAACACTCTGAAGTCCGGGCAGATCGGTCGCCTCGTGGCGAATAACTTTCGCTCCGCCATCGTGGTGGTCCCCCTGGTCGAGATTGATCCCTCCACCGGCGAGCGCCTGGATTACGCGACCTTTTCCCGGGACCTCGAAACCCTGGTTCGGGAAAAATATGAATCCGATGAAATTTCTATCAGGATCATCGGCTTTGCCAAGCTGATCGGTGATCTCATCGAAGGTGCAGCCCTCGTAGGGTTGTTTTTCCTCGTGGCCTTTGTGATTACCGCGATACTCTTGTTTTTATACACGCGATGTCTCTGGTTGAGCTTCGCATCGCTGCTCTGTTCTACGGTAGCGGTGGTCTGGCAAATGGGCCTTCTCAAAGTGATGGGCATGGGCCTTGATCCCTATTCCATGCTCGTGCCATTTCTGGTGTTTGCGGTGGGTATCAGCCACTCCGTGCAGATCGTGAACCGCTTCGGTCACTTCATCTACCACAGGGTGTCTCGCGTTGATGCTGCCCGTCTGACCTTTGTACGCCTTTCAAAACCGGGTTTTATCGCCCTGGTCAGCGATGGCGTTGGGTTCTTCACGCTTCGGGTCATCGATATTCCCGTGATTCAGGAGCTGGCCGTGGTCGCCAGCACGGGCATCGCGGTACTGGTGTTGACGAACCTGATTCTCCTGCCTTTGGTGCTCTCCTTTACCGGTGTCAGTGATCGCTGTGTGCGCTACCGCGCCGATAAAGACCACAGTGAATATCGGCATTGGCGTTTCCTCAGTGGGGTTACGCGTCGTGGTCCGGCGACCGCGGTTGTGTTGGTTTGCCTGAGTCTGTTTGCGGTGGGTATCTGGTTTGGGCAGGATCAGCAGATCGGCGATCTGGACCCCGGTGCCCCCGAGTTGCGAGCCGATTCCCGCTACAACATCGATAACGCCTTTCTCACGGAAAACTATTCCACCAGTACCGATGTATTTGTCGTGATGGCCAGAACCCGCGAGCAGCAGTGCGGTAGCTATGACTTTATTGCCGCCGTGGATCGGTTCCAGCGTCAGATGGAGGCCGTGCCGGGAGTGCAGTCCGCTCTGTCCCTGGTCGATGTGTCCAAGCTCGTGATTCAGGGAATGAACGAGGGCAGTCCCAAATGGCACGACATCAGTCGTAATCAGTATGTGCTGAACAATTCCCTCAGTCGTGCCCCCAACAGTTTGCGGAATACTGACTGCTCCATGGCGCCGGTGATCCTGTTTCTCGATGATCACAAGGCAGAAACCCTGAATTCCGTGGTGGATGCCGCCGAGTTATTAGCCCCCCGGTACGAATCGGAAGATTTGCAGTTTCAACTGGCCGCGGGTAACGCAGGAGTTGAGGCAGCTACAAACATCGTTATTGCCGATGCCCAGGCCAAGATGCTCTTGTGGGTCTACGGTGTGGTGATCTTGCTCTGCCTGCTTAACTTTCGATCGGTTCGGGTCACGGTGTGCATCATCGTGCCCCTTGCGCTGACCTCGGTTCTGGCGCAGGCACTGATGGCGGCGCTGGGGATCGGTGTAAAAGTTGCAACGCTGCCGGTTATCGCCCTGGGTGTGGGCATAGGCGTAGATTACGGCATTTATATCTACTCGGCCCTGCAGTTTTACCTCCATCGAGGCGAACCCCTCACCGTGGCATATTTCGAGGCGCTGAAAAGTAGCGGCACGGCGGTGGCCTTTACAGGCTTAACCCTGGCTATCGGCGTGGGCACGTGGATCTACTCGCCTATCAAGTTTCAGGCGGATATGGGGCTTATGCTCACCTTCATGTTTTTCTGGAACATGCTCGGCGCTTTGATCTTCCTGCCAGCGCTCACGGTGTTCTTTTATTCTCGTGAGGAAAGGTCCGGTAACCCCACAGTCGGCAAGCCCGGCTAA
- a CDS encoding DUF1329 domain-containing protein, which translates to MNKKPLNLLLAAALAISSLPGAAKISEADAQRLGGPELTPVGAERAGNADGSIPAWSGGLTDLPEGYTPGDRLVDPYPDDAPLFTITAENVGDYADKLSPGQIAMFERYPDSYRMRVFPTRRSARLPEEEYALIKKSAVVTELAEGGNGLRNFSAGVPFPIPRDGVEVIWNHITRYRNERGLKRRYTQIPVQANGNFAPVLFEDESIPASRLPDNEYPNRLFVFLQRILAPARLEGDVLLVHENIDQVKEPRKAWIYNAGQRRVRLAPNIAYDGPGTASDGLRTADDLDMFNGAPDRYDWTLVGKKELYIPYNAYDLRRGDLSYKDIVKAGHMNPDYLRYELHRVWVVESTLKEDARHIYARRTFYVDEDSWQISVIDHYDGRGELWKMKEGHNMMHYQVAVPWLAAESLHDLVSGRYVVIGLDNEESGYQYDFGYEGSFGDFTPSALRRAGRR; encoded by the coding sequence ATGAATAAGAAGCCGCTCAATCTCTTACTTGCCGCCGCGCTGGCCATAAGCTCGTTGCCCGGTGCCGCCAAGATCAGCGAGGCCGATGCCCAGAGACTGGGAGGGCCCGAGCTGACTCCCGTAGGCGCAGAGCGGGCCGGCAATGCTGATGGCTCCATCCCGGCTTGGAGCGGGGGGCTCACGGACTTGCCCGAGGGTTACACGCCGGGTGACCGCCTGGTGGATCCCTATCCCGATGATGCGCCGCTGTTTACCATTACTGCCGAGAACGTCGGTGACTACGCGGACAAACTGTCCCCGGGACAGATCGCCATGTTCGAGCGCTATCCTGATAGTTACCGCATGCGCGTGTTTCCCACGCGTCGCAGCGCGCGTCTTCCCGAAGAGGAATACGCGCTGATCAAGAAATCTGCGGTGGTCACGGAGCTCGCGGAAGGCGGCAATGGGCTGCGGAACTTCTCTGCGGGTGTGCCGTTCCCTATCCCCCGGGATGGTGTCGAGGTCATCTGGAACCACATCACCCGCTACCGCAACGAGAGAGGCTTGAAGCGGCGGTACACGCAGATTCCCGTGCAGGCCAATGGTAACTTTGCGCCGGTGCTCTTTGAGGATGAGTCCATACCGGCCAGTCGCCTGCCGGACAATGAATATCCCAATCGTCTTTTCGTGTTTCTCCAGCGCATCCTCGCGCCCGCGCGCCTGGAGGGCGACGTGCTCCTGGTACACGAGAATATTGATCAGGTAAAAGAGCCCCGTAAGGCCTGGATCTACAATGCCGGCCAACGCCGGGTACGTCTGGCGCCGAATATTGCCTATGACGGTCCGGGCACGGCGTCCGACGGGCTGCGGACAGCCGACGATCTCGACATGTTTAACGGCGCGCCGGATCGCTACGACTGGACGCTCGTAGGGAAGAAAGAGCTGTATATCCCTTACAACGCCTATGACCTTCGTCGCGGCGACTTAAGCTACAAGGACATCGTCAAAGCGGGGCATATGAATCCTGATTACCTGCGCTATGAGCTGCACCGGGTATGGGTGGTCGAGTCCACCTTGAAGGAGGATGCGAGGCACATCTATGCGCGGAGAACCTTCTATGTGGATGAGGACAGTTGGCAGATCTCTGTTATTGACCATTACGACGGCCGTGGTGAGCTTTGGAAAATGAAAGAAGGGCACAATATGATGCACTATCAGGTCGCTGTCCCCTGGTTGGCTGCTGAGTCCCTCCATGATCTCGTGTCGGGTCGCTATGTGGTGATTGGTCTCGACAATGAGGAGTCCGGTTACCAGTACGACTTCGGCTACGAGGGCAGCTTTGGCGACTTCACGCCTTCGGCACTGCGTCGGGCTGGGCGTCGCTAG
- a CDS encoding YCF48-related protein, translating to MATSRLRHCVGLGVARTVTREKTWIGRCLAAIFCMLLSGTLHGADPDGESKALVFTPAPTVRNPESQQLLDITRAGERILAVGAAGLIVVSDDEGDSWRQVPGVPVSTTLTAVTFPTPTRGWAVGHGGVILATEDAGETWHQQFDGYRGAEAFLDFARMQRSRLQSQLDAMEADSDLSENSAELEELAIALDDALFIEEEALLAVENGPADPFLDVAFFDAMSGLAVGAYGMSFLTTDGGANWAVNQQGIDNIERFHLYGLHIEDSLVTITGEAGLLFQSRDRGYRFRRFYDVYEGSLFGAVPIAAGLVSYGLRGNVFLQSRPGGEWRELHTRSESSLYGAVALSDGGALLLGAGGMLVRLSDDGEARLFQHPGRSTFSSGLEGHEGEIWLVGMGGVARFSRAVAQ from the coding sequence TTGGCGACTTCACGCCTTCGGCACTGCGTCGGGCTGGGCGTCGCTAGGACCGTGACCCGGGAGAAAACATGGATTGGCCGCTGCCTGGCGGCCATTTTTTGCATGCTTCTGTCGGGCACTCTCCATGGGGCCGATCCTGACGGAGAGTCGAAAGCGCTGGTTTTTACGCCGGCGCCTACCGTGCGTAACCCTGAATCTCAGCAACTGCTGGATATCACCCGGGCCGGAGAGAGAATCCTCGCCGTAGGCGCAGCGGGGCTTATTGTTGTCAGCGATGACGAGGGGGATTCCTGGAGACAGGTGCCCGGTGTTCCCGTGAGCACAACCCTGACCGCCGTTACATTTCCTACGCCGACCCGGGGTTGGGCGGTAGGTCACGGAGGGGTGATTCTGGCGACGGAGGACGCTGGGGAAACCTGGCATCAACAATTTGATGGGTACCGGGGGGCCGAGGCGTTTCTGGACTTTGCCCGCATGCAAAGGAGCAGGCTTCAGAGCCAGCTTGACGCAATGGAAGCCGATAGCGATCTGTCTGAAAACAGCGCGGAGCTGGAGGAACTCGCCATCGCCCTTGATGACGCCCTTTTCATTGAAGAAGAGGCGCTGTTGGCTGTGGAGAACGGTCCCGCAGACCCCTTCCTTGATGTCGCGTTTTTCGATGCGATGAGCGGTCTGGCGGTGGGTGCCTACGGCATGTCCTTTCTCACCACCGACGGCGGTGCCAATTGGGCGGTGAACCAGCAGGGCATCGATAACATCGAAAGGTTTCATCTCTACGGCCTGCATATTGAAGATTCTCTGGTAACGATTACCGGCGAGGCGGGTCTGCTTTTTCAGTCCCGGGATCGCGGGTACCGGTTCCGGCGATTTTATGATGTTTATGAAGGGAGCCTGTTTGGCGCGGTACCTATTGCCGCCGGTCTGGTGAGTTATGGACTGCGAGGTAACGTGTTTTTACAGTCCCGTCCCGGAGGTGAGTGGCGAGAACTGCATACCCGGAGTGAAAGCAGTCTGTATGGGGCTGTGGCTTTAAGCGATGGTGGTGCTTTGCTTCTCGGTGCCGGGGGAATGCTTGTGCGACTCAGCGATGATGGCGAAGCGCGCTTGTTTCAACATCCCGGTCGCAGCACTTTTTCTTCAGGGCTTGAGGGACATGAAGGTGAAATCTGGCTGGTGGGCATGGGTGGTGTCGCGCGTTTTTCCCGGGCGGTGGCGCAGTGA
- a CDS encoding DUF1302 family protein → MNSTEFGLYYLNTHSRTPIFSAINTEVGLGQPILNPAVQPRYVFEFPEDIEVFAASFTTNIGDWAWAGEVSYRPDFPLQINTTELLQALSLGIIAEWSPMVPRSLAAGPGGYVAGYDDVSYTQMQTSVIKFFEQVAGADRISLAAEVGAVWLGGMDDDINYGRSAAYGANTFDTFASNLPPLPGLPPITGAPISCNSHPYQPLGVVANPTAEYCEDEGFTTDFSWGYRLRVAANYNNAFAGVNLTPSVAWSHDVSGYSPAPNFIEDRMALSLGLRGDYLNIYQAELSYTSFFGADYNELQDRDFVSLSFSVAF, encoded by the coding sequence CTGAACTCCACGGAATTTGGTCTCTACTACCTGAACACCCACAGCAGAACACCCATCTTCAGTGCGATCAATACGGAGGTAGGTCTGGGTCAGCCGATTCTGAACCCTGCGGTGCAGCCACGCTACGTCTTTGAGTTCCCCGAGGATATCGAGGTTTTTGCCGCCAGCTTTACTACGAATATCGGCGATTGGGCCTGGGCGGGAGAGGTGAGTTACCGGCCGGACTTTCCTCTTCAAATCAACACCACGGAGTTACTTCAGGCCCTGTCTTTAGGGATTATCGCTGAGTGGTCACCCATGGTGCCCCGAAGTCTCGCCGCCGGACCCGGCGGTTACGTCGCGGGCTACGATGATGTGTCCTATACCCAGATGCAGACCTCGGTGATCAAGTTCTTCGAGCAGGTTGCCGGTGCGGATCGCATATCCCTTGCGGCAGAAGTGGGCGCTGTTTGGCTGGGGGGCATGGACGACGACATCAACTATGGACGCTCCGCCGCTTATGGCGCCAACACCTTTGACACCTTCGCCAGTAATCTACCCCCGCTGCCCGGATTGCCACCGATCACCGGTGCGCCGATCAGCTGCAACAGTCATCCCTATCAGCCATTGGGTGTCGTGGCCAACCCAACGGCGGAGTATTGCGAGGATGAGGGCTTTACCACGGACTTCTCCTGGGGCTATCGCTTACGGGTTGCGGCAAATTACAACAACGCTTTTGCCGGCGTGAATCTAACCCCCAGTGTGGCGTGGTCCCATGATGTGTCCGGTTATTCTCCGGCGCCCAATTTCATAGAAGATCGCATGGCCTTGAGCCTGGGCCTCCGCGGGGATTACCTGAACATCTATCAGGCGGAGCTGTCCTATACGTCATTTTTCGGGGCCGACTACAACGAACTGCAGGACCGGGATTTTGTGTCCCTGAGTTTTTCCGTTGCCTTTTGA